In Modestobacter versicolor, a single genomic region encodes these proteins:
- a CDS encoding gamma carbonic anhydrase family protein, with amino-acid sequence MADSYIGELDFGAPDIHELAFVAPTAVVVGKVTMGPRASIWYGAIARADAEVIEIGEDSNVQDGSTLHSDPGSPLVIGRGVTVGHNVVLHGARVDDDVLIGMGSTVLNGAHIGSGSIVAAGAVVMQGAEIPPNSLVAGVPAKVRRETTEDDRAAIRLNATSYTDRLDQHRAVRRVQRSR; translated from the coding sequence GTGGCTGACAGCTACATCGGGGAACTCGACTTCGGCGCACCGGACATCCACGAGCTGGCGTTCGTGGCGCCCACCGCCGTCGTGGTCGGCAAGGTGACGATGGGGCCGCGGGCGAGCATCTGGTACGGCGCGATCGCCCGCGCGGACGCCGAGGTGATCGAGATCGGCGAGGACTCCAACGTCCAGGACGGGTCGACGCTGCACAGCGACCCGGGCTCCCCGCTCGTGATCGGCCGGGGCGTGACGGTCGGCCACAACGTGGTGCTGCACGGCGCCCGGGTCGACGACGACGTGCTGATCGGGATGGGCAGCACCGTCCTCAACGGCGCCCACATCGGCTCGGGCTCGATCGTCGCCGCCGGGGCCGTGGTCATGCAGGGCGCGGAGATCCCGCCGAACTCGCTGGTCGCCGGCGTCCCGGCCAAGGTGCGGCGCGAGACCACCGAGGACGACCGCGCGGCGATCCGGCTGAACGCGACCAGCTACACCGACCGGCTCGACCAGCACCGCGCCGTCCGCCGGGTGCAGCGCTCCCGATGA
- a CDS encoding sigma factor-like helix-turn-helix DNA-binding protein, with product MSAGGFEEFVAPRATLLLRTAYRLTGGRRAARDLLQAALVAGRRHWDPALDEAAATALLRRELVAAHVGWASRVHVGGLIADSPLLAGTRGLPGFGHQPPDVGPRDELSVALSQLPPRLRAVLVLRYGEGLPDADTADALGTAVAEVPQQADLALARLHASFAGSAGGSTTGDLAERLRRELSARGDDVTADPEDYLALVREGTRARRHHLAGLLAVVGFVVLVVLLVVITV from the coding sequence GTGAGCGCCGGGGGCTTCGAGGAGTTCGTCGCGCCGCGGGCCACGTTGCTGCTGCGGACGGCGTACCGGCTCACCGGCGGCCGGCGCGCGGCCCGGGACCTGCTGCAGGCCGCGCTGGTCGCCGGCCGGCGGCACTGGGACCCGGCCCTGGACGAGGCCGCGGCGACGGCGCTGCTCCGGCGCGAGCTGGTCGCCGCCCACGTCGGGTGGGCCAGCCGGGTGCACGTCGGCGGCCTGATCGCCGACAGCCCGCTGCTGGCCGGCACCCGCGGCCTGCCGGGCTTCGGTCACCAGCCCCCCGACGTCGGCCCGCGCGACGAGCTCAGCGTGGCCCTCTCCCAGCTGCCGCCGCGGCTGCGGGCGGTCCTGGTGCTCCGGTACGGCGAGGGCCTGCCCGACGCCGACACCGCCGACGCGCTGGGCACCGCGGTCGCGGAGGTGCCGCAGCAGGCCGACCTCGCGCTCGCCCGGCTGCACGCGTCGTTCGCCGGCAGCGCGGGTGGCAGCACGACCGGCGACCTCGCCGAGCGGTTGCGCCGGGAGCTCTCCGCGCGCGGCGACGACGTCACGGCCGACCCCGAGGACTACCTGGCGCTCGTCCGGGAGGGCACCCGCGCGCGGCGCCACCACCTGGCCGGGCTGCTCGCCGTCGTCGGGTTCGTCGTCCTCGTCGTGCTGCTGGTCGTCATCACCGTCTAG
- a CDS encoding fatty acid desaturase family protein, producing the protein MTSTLEGTTPPPAGAPRPARARDRSVSVYAELSQQVKDAGLLNRRRPYYVVSIALAVAAFAGTWVAIVALGDSWWQLALAVVFSLVCTQFGFLGHDTAHRQAFGSHRANEWSARVLSCGFAGIGYGWWMQKHNRHHNAPNQMGKDPDIESAVLAFTPDDAEQRMSGLRGWWTRHQGWAFFPLLCLEGLALHANSIATLAREKSMPHRRLELAIIGVRLGVFVAAVFLVMPPLIGIGFIVVQQAVFGLLLGGSFAPNHKGMPIVPKNAKVDFLRRQVLMSRNIRGGVLTDFMMGGLNYQIEHHLFPSMPRPNLKKVQPLVREHCAKHGISYTETSLVGSYRIVVRYLNRVGLAERDPFTCPLVASVRN; encoded by the coding sequence ATGACCTCGACCCTGGAAGGCACCACGCCTCCCCCCGCCGGGGCCCCCCGCCCCGCGCGAGCCCGCGACCGGTCCGTCAGCGTCTACGCCGAGCTGTCCCAGCAGGTGAAGGACGCCGGCCTGCTGAACCGGCGGCGCCCGTACTACGTCGTCTCCATCGCCCTGGCCGTGGCCGCCTTCGCCGGCACCTGGGTGGCCATCGTGGCGCTCGGCGACTCGTGGTGGCAGCTGGCCCTGGCCGTCGTCTTCTCCTTGGTCTGCACCCAGTTCGGGTTCCTCGGCCACGACACCGCCCACCGGCAGGCCTTCGGCTCGCACCGAGCCAACGAGTGGTCGGCGCGGGTGCTGTCCTGCGGCTTCGCCGGCATCGGCTACGGCTGGTGGATGCAGAAGCACAACCGGCACCACAACGCGCCCAACCAGATGGGCAAGGACCCGGACATCGAGTCCGCGGTGCTGGCCTTCACCCCCGACGACGCCGAGCAGCGGATGTCCGGGCTGCGCGGCTGGTGGACCCGGCACCAGGGCTGGGCGTTCTTCCCGCTGCTGTGCCTGGAGGGCCTCGCCCTGCACGCCAACAGCATCGCCACGCTGGCCCGGGAGAAGTCGATGCCGCACCGCCGGCTGGAGCTGGCGATCATCGGCGTCCGGCTCGGCGTGTTCGTCGCCGCCGTCTTCCTGGTGATGCCGCCGCTGATCGGCATCGGCTTCATCGTCGTCCAGCAGGCGGTCTTCGGCCTGCTGCTGGGTGGCTCGTTCGCGCCCAACCACAAGGGCATGCCGATCGTGCCGAAGAACGCCAAGGTCGACTTCCTGCGCCGCCAGGTGCTGATGTCCCGCAACATCCGCGGTGGCGTGCTGACCGACTTCATGATGGGCGGGCTCAACTACCAGATCGAGCACCACCTCTTCCCGAGCATGCCGCGGCCGAACCTGAAGAAGGTCCAGCCGCTGGTGCGCGAGCACTGCGCGAAGCACGGGATCAGCTACACCGAGACGTCGCTGGTCGGCTCCTACCGGATCGTCGTCCGGTACCTGAACCGGGTCGGTCTGGCCGAGCGCGACCCGTTCACCTGCCCGCTGGTGGCGTCGGTCCGCAACTGA
- the metX gene encoding homoserine O-acetyltransferase MetX yields the protein MTSVRDARPAPAAASRTGGWLEGDPVGDRRFLDLGPLQLERGGTLPGVRVAYETWGTLAPDAGNAVLVEHALTGDSHVVGAAGPGHATAGWWPSLVGPGAPLDTDELFVVCANVLGGCQGTTGPSSAAPDGAPWGSRFPAVTVGDQVAVEAAVADALGIGRWRAVLGGSMGGMRALEWAVSRPERVAGLFFLASGAVASADQIGTQTTQQAAVRSDPAWAGGDYAPGPGPVSGLGIARRIAHLTYRSDLELGARFGNHVQDDGRFAVASYLEHHATKLAARFDAGSYVVLTEAMNGWDVGRGRGGVPAALSRVSARAVVAGVDTDRLYPLAQQQQVADALGVPLRVVPSPYGHDGFLLETEAVGVLVRELLAS from the coding sequence GTGACGTCGGTCCGGGACGCGCGACCGGCTCCGGCCGCCGCGTCCCGGACCGGCGGCTGGCTCGAGGGCGACCCGGTGGGCGACCGGCGGTTCCTCGACCTCGGCCCGCTGCAGCTCGAGCGCGGCGGCACCCTGCCCGGCGTCCGGGTCGCCTACGAGACGTGGGGGACCCTCGCCCCGGACGCCGGCAACGCGGTGCTCGTCGAGCACGCGCTGACCGGCGACAGCCACGTCGTCGGCGCCGCCGGGCCCGGGCACGCCACCGCCGGCTGGTGGCCCTCGCTGGTCGGCCCGGGTGCGCCGCTGGACACCGACGAGCTCTTCGTCGTCTGCGCCAACGTGCTGGGCGGCTGCCAGGGCACGACCGGCCCGTCGTCGGCCGCCCCGGACGGTGCTCCCTGGGGCTCCCGGTTCCCCGCGGTGACCGTCGGCGACCAGGTCGCGGTGGAGGCCGCCGTCGCCGACGCGCTGGGCATCGGCCGCTGGCGGGCGGTGCTCGGCGGCTCGATGGGCGGGATGCGGGCGCTGGAGTGGGCGGTGTCCCGGCCGGAGCGGGTGGCCGGGCTCTTCTTCCTCGCCTCGGGGGCGGTGGCCAGCGCCGACCAGATCGGCACCCAGACCACCCAGCAGGCGGCCGTGCGCAGCGACCCGGCGTGGGCCGGTGGCGACTACGCGCCCGGCCCCGGACCGGTGTCCGGCCTCGGGATCGCCCGGCGGATCGCGCACCTCACCTACCGCAGCGACCTCGAGCTCGGGGCGCGGTTCGGCAACCACGTGCAGGACGACGGCCGGTTCGCCGTCGCCTCCTACCTGGAGCACCACGCCACCAAGCTCGCCGCCCGGTTCGACGCCGGCAGCTACGTGGTGCTCACCGAGGCGATGAACGGCTGGGACGTCGGCCGTGGCCGCGGCGGCGTGCCGGCCGCGCTGTCCCGGGTCAGCGCGCGTGCGGTGGTCGCCGGCGTCGACACCGACCGGCTCTACCCGCTGGCCCAGCAGCAGCAGGTGGCCGACGCCCTCGGGGTCCCGCTGCGGGTGGTCCCCTCGCCCTACGGCCACGACGGGTTCCTGCTGGAGACCGAGGCGGTCGGGGTGCTGGTCCGCGAGCTGCTGGCGTCCTAG
- a CDS encoding bifunctional o-acetylhomoserine/o-acetylserine sulfhydrylase yields the protein MTEPSGWSFETRQIHAGAAPDPTTGARALPIYATTSYQFRDTQHAADLFALAEMGNIYTRIMNPTQDALEQRVASLEGGVAALAVASGQAAETLAILNIAEAGSHVVASASLYGGTYNLLHHSLPKMGITVSFVENPDDPENWQSLVQENTKAFYAETIGNPKGDVLDISAVSEVAHRNGVPLIVDNTIATPFLIRPIEHGADIVVHSATKYLGGHGTAIAGVIVDGGNFSWTGGKFPGFTEPDPTYHGVVYADLGAPAYALKARVQLLRDLGPAISPFNAWLVVQGIETLSLRMERHVANAQRVAEWLEARDEVESVHYAGLPSSPWHAAQQKYAPRGAGAVLAFEITGGKEAGQRFVEALELHSHVANIGDVRSLVIHPASTTHSQLTPEEQATTGVTPGLVRLAVGLEGIEDILADLESGFRAAKAS from the coding sequence ATGACCGAACCCAGCGGCTGGAGCTTCGAGACCCGGCAGATCCACGCCGGCGCCGCGCCCGACCCGACCACCGGCGCCCGGGCGCTGCCGATCTACGCCACCACCAGCTACCAGTTCCGCGACACCCAGCACGCCGCCGACCTGTTCGCGCTGGCCGAGATGGGCAACATCTACACGCGGATCATGAACCCGACGCAGGACGCGCTGGAGCAGCGCGTGGCCTCGCTCGAGGGCGGCGTGGCGGCGCTCGCGGTGGCCAGCGGCCAGGCGGCGGAGACCCTGGCGATCCTGAACATCGCCGAGGCCGGCAGCCACGTCGTCGCCTCCGCCTCGCTCTACGGCGGCACGTACAACCTGCTGCACCACTCGCTGCCCAAGATGGGCATCACCGTCTCCTTCGTCGAGAACCCCGACGACCCGGAGAACTGGCAGTCGCTGGTGCAGGAGAACACCAAGGCCTTCTACGCCGAGACGATCGGCAACCCGAAGGGCGACGTCCTGGACATCTCGGCGGTGTCGGAGGTCGCGCACCGCAACGGCGTCCCGCTGATCGTCGACAACACGATCGCCACGCCGTTCCTGATCCGCCCCATCGAGCACGGCGCCGACATCGTGGTCCACTCGGCCACCAAGTACCTGGGCGGCCACGGCACCGCGATCGCGGGTGTCATCGTCGACGGCGGCAACTTCTCCTGGACCGGCGGGAAGTTCCCCGGCTTCACCGAGCCCGACCCGACCTACCACGGCGTCGTCTACGCCGACCTGGGCGCGCCGGCCTACGCGCTCAAGGCCCGCGTGCAGCTGCTGCGCGACCTCGGCCCCGCCATCTCGCCGTTCAACGCCTGGCTGGTCGTGCAGGGCATCGAGACGCTGTCGCTGCGCATGGAGCGGCACGTCGCCAACGCCCAACGGGTGGCCGAGTGGCTGGAGGCCCGCGACGAGGTCGAGTCGGTGCACTACGCAGGCCTGCCGTCCTCGCCGTGGCACGCCGCCCAGCAGAAGTACGCGCCCCGGGGCGCCGGGGCGGTGCTCGCCTTCGAGATCACCGGGGGCAAGGAGGCGGGTCAGCGCTTCGTCGAGGCGCTGGAGCTGCACAGCCACGTGGCCAACATCGGCGACGTGCGCAGCCTGGTCATCCACCCGGCGTCCACCACGCACTCGCAGCTGACCCCCGAGGAGCAGGCCACCACCGGCGTCACCCCGGGCCTGGTCCGGCTGGCCGTGGGCCTGGAGGGCATCGAAGACATCCTGGCCGACCTCGAGTCCGGCTTCCGGGCCGCGAAGGCCTCCTGA
- a CDS encoding threonine aldolase family protein — MDDLDALRRACDRALTGHGPQSAADLLATIPPDTAVDRYGDGGVVAELEREVADVLGQPAAAYLPSGIMAQQAALRVHAERRGRTTVVYHPQSHLDVHEGHPLERLHGMVGRPTGSRDRLLLRTDLDAVAEQPAALLVELPQRDLGGQLPSWEDLVAQVTWARERGAAAHLDGARLWEAAAGYGRAPAEVAALFDTTYVSFYKGIGALAGCCLAGPADVVDEVREWRRRLGGTLFGLWPGAASALSCLRRRLPLFPGYLDRAREIASAVRDLPGVTVVPDPPQTPMLHLLLRTSADEFAAAARRLAEGGLWTWERATPTADPGVQRVELPVGDATTALPVPEARAAIAALAGAAEQVPAG, encoded by the coding sequence GTGGACGACCTCGACGCCCTCCGCCGGGCCTGCGACCGCGCGCTGACCGGGCACGGCCCGCAGTCGGCCGCCGACCTGCTCGCGACGATCCCGCCGGACACCGCCGTGGACCGGTACGGCGACGGCGGGGTGGTCGCCGAGCTGGAGCGGGAGGTCGCCGACGTGCTCGGGCAGCCGGCGGCCGCGTACCTGCCCAGCGGCATCATGGCCCAGCAGGCGGCGCTGCGCGTGCACGCCGAGCGCCGCGGGCGGACAACCGTGGTCTACCACCCGCAGAGCCACCTCGACGTCCACGAGGGCCACCCGCTGGAGCGGCTGCACGGCATGGTCGGCCGCCCGACCGGGAGCCGGGACCGGCTGCTGCTGCGCACCGACCTGGACGCCGTCGCCGAGCAGCCCGCTGCGCTGCTGGTCGAGCTGCCGCAGCGCGACCTCGGCGGTCAGCTGCCGTCGTGGGAGGACCTGGTCGCGCAGGTGACCTGGGCGCGGGAGCGCGGGGCCGCGGCGCACCTGGACGGCGCCCGGCTGTGGGAGGCGGCGGCGGGGTACGGGCGCGCGCCGGCCGAGGTCGCGGCGCTGTTCGACACCACCTACGTCAGCTTCTACAAGGGCATCGGCGCGCTGGCCGGCTGCTGCCTGGCCGGGCCCGCGGACGTCGTCGACGAGGTGCGCGAGTGGCGGCGCCGGCTGGGCGGGACGCTGTTCGGGCTCTGGCCGGGCGCCGCGTCGGCGCTGAGCTGCCTGCGCCGCCGGCTGCCGCTGTTCCCCGGCTACCTGGACCGGGCGCGGGAGATCGCATCCGCGGTGCGCGACCTGCCCGGCGTCACCGTCGTCCCGGACCCGCCGCAGACGCCGATGCTGCACCTGCTGCTCCGCACCTCCGCCGACGAGTTCGCCGCGGCGGCCCGCCGCCTGGCCGAGGGCGGGTTGTGGACGTGGGAGCGGGCCACCCCGACCGCCGACCCGGGCGTGCAGCGGGTGGAGCTGCCGGTCGGCGACGCGACGACGGCGCTGCCCGTGCCCGAGGCCCGGGCAGCGATCGCCGCCCTGGCCGGCGCGGCGGAGCAGGTCCCGGCCGGGTAG
- a CDS encoding MarR family winged helix-turn-helix transcriptional regulator, with amino-acid sequence MTEQPPAGGPPADSPVMLAILAGRAWEARLNTALRAHGLSLRHLGALGHLAGTPGLSYTDLARRARVTVQSMHATVGTLTELGAVREPGGGRGRAALLEVTDRGHELLATGREVVAALDAEFTAALPPPARAGLALGLLSGLRAAGGPAPAPGPPAD; translated from the coding sequence ATGACCGAGCAGCCGCCCGCCGGGGGGCCACCGGCGGACAGCCCGGTGATGCTGGCCATCCTGGCCGGGCGGGCCTGGGAGGCCCGGTTGAACACCGCGCTGCGGGCGCACGGGCTCTCGCTGCGGCACCTCGGCGCCCTCGGCCACCTCGCCGGCACGCCCGGGCTCTCCTACACCGACCTGGCCCGGCGGGCGCGGGTCACCGTGCAGAGCATGCACGCGACGGTCGGCACGCTCACCGAGCTGGGCGCCGTCCGGGAGCCGGGGGGCGGCCGCGGCCGAGCGGCCCTGCTGGAGGTCACCGACCGCGGGCACGAGCTGCTGGCCACCGGCCGGGAGGTCGTCGCGGCCCTGGACGCCGAGTTCACCGCCGCGCTGCCCCCGCCGGCCCGGGCCGGGCTGGCCCTCGGTCTGCTGTCCGGGCTCCGCGCCGCCGGTGGACCGGCGCCCGCCCCCGGCCCCCCGGCAGACTGA
- a CDS encoding DUF3817 domain-containing protein — protein MDLRWLRLASWAETVSLVVLLVNLGTAHVEAVASLMGPVHGCAYLATIATAFLLPLPRQARTLTFVPGIGGLLALRRTAATSPAPPD, from the coding sequence GTGGACCTGCGCTGGCTGCGGCTCGCCTCCTGGGCCGAGACCGTCTCCCTGGTCGTGCTGCTGGTCAACCTCGGGACGGCGCACGTCGAGGCCGTCGCCTCGCTGATGGGGCCGGTGCACGGGTGCGCCTACCTGGCCACCATCGCGACGGCGTTCCTGCTGCCGCTGCCCCGGCAGGCACGGACGCTGACGTTCGTGCCCGGGATCGGCGGCCTGCTGGCCCTCCGCCGGACCGCCGCCACCAGCCCCGCACCGCCGGACTGA
- a CDS encoding LysE family translocator, which translates to MQSTGWWTFLLVAAVLVAVPGPDFAVVVRNTLAGGRPRGLWCAVGVATSNAVQGTAAAAGLGALVLRVEPLFQAIRWAGICYLVLLAVQSIRSAVRGEYAAFDGAPAGAAVAWAGWRQGFLSNVTNPKVLVFYLAVLPQFLSPGAGVGLLAGYALSHAVLGLAWSVALVLLMDRARRVLARRRVRRSLDAVTGVALLGFGARLATERG; encoded by the coding sequence GTGCAGTCGACCGGCTGGTGGACCTTCCTGCTCGTCGCCGCGGTGCTGGTCGCGGTGCCCGGGCCCGACTTCGCCGTCGTCGTCCGGAACACGCTGGCCGGCGGCCGGCCCCGCGGGCTGTGGTGCGCCGTCGGCGTGGCCACCTCCAACGCGGTGCAGGGCACGGCAGCCGCGGCCGGGCTGGGCGCTCTCGTGCTCCGGGTGGAGCCGCTGTTCCAGGCGATCCGCTGGGCGGGCATCTGCTACCTGGTGCTGCTCGCCGTCCAGTCGATCCGGTCCGCCGTCCGCGGCGAGTACGCCGCGTTCGACGGCGCCCCGGCCGGCGCTGCGGTGGCCTGGGCCGGCTGGCGGCAGGGCTTCCTGTCCAACGTCACCAACCCGAAGGTGCTGGTCTTCTACCTGGCGGTGCTGCCGCAGTTCCTCTCCCCCGGCGCGGGCGTCGGGCTGCTCGCCGGGTACGCGCTCAGCCACGCCGTCCTCGGCCTGGCCTGGTCGGTCGCGCTGGTGCTGCTGATGGACCGGGCGCGGCGGGTGCTGGCCCGCCGCCGGGTGCGCCGCAGCCTGGACGCCGTCACCGGCGTGGCGCTGCTCGGCTTCGGCGCCCGGCTGGCGACCGAGCGCGGCTGA
- a CDS encoding zinc-binding dehydrogenase — translation MRALVFEEFGGPLAVRSVPEPDPAPDGVVVRVGASGICRSDWHGWSGHDPDVVLPHVPGHELAGTVAAVGDRVRNWAVGDRVTVPFVCACGRCAPCREGAGQVCLAQTQPGFTHWGSLAELVALDAADVNLVALPEQLPFGTAASLGCRFATAFRAVTGVGRVRPGEWVAVHGCGGVGLSAVQVAVAAGARVVAVDVTPGALALAAACGAEHLVDGSATDVPAAVRELTGGGAHLSLDALGAAVTCVDSIRSLRPRGRHVQVGLLPPAVGRTEVPMELVIARELAVLGSHGMAAADYPAMLSLIAAGRLRPELLVTRELGLDDAGAALAAVGREPGIAVVTSF, via the coding sequence GTGCGCGCGCTGGTGTTCGAGGAGTTCGGTGGTCCGCTGGCGGTCCGGTCGGTGCCCGAGCCGGACCCCGCGCCCGACGGCGTGGTCGTGCGGGTCGGCGCGAGCGGGATCTGCCGCAGCGACTGGCACGGCTGGTCCGGCCACGACCCGGACGTCGTCCTGCCGCACGTCCCCGGGCACGAGTTGGCCGGCACCGTGGCCGCGGTCGGCGACCGGGTGCGGAACTGGGCGGTCGGTGACCGGGTGACCGTGCCGTTCGTCTGCGCGTGCGGGCGCTGCGCCCCGTGCCGGGAGGGCGCCGGCCAGGTCTGCCTGGCCCAGACCCAGCCGGGCTTCACCCACTGGGGCTCGCTGGCCGAGCTCGTCGCGCTGGACGCCGCCGACGTCAACCTCGTCGCGCTGCCCGAGCAGCTGCCGTTCGGCACCGCGGCCAGCCTGGGCTGCCGGTTCGCCACCGCGTTCCGCGCGGTCACCGGCGTCGGGCGGGTGCGGCCGGGGGAGTGGGTCGCGGTGCACGGCTGCGGCGGGGTGGGGCTGTCCGCGGTCCAGGTCGCCGTCGCCGCCGGCGCTCGGGTGGTCGCCGTCGACGTGACCCCCGGCGCGCTCGCCCTGGCGGCTGCCTGCGGCGCCGAGCACCTGGTCGACGGCTCGGCGACCGACGTGCCGGCCGCCGTCCGGGAGCTGACCGGCGGCGGTGCGCACCTCTCCCTCGACGCCCTGGGCGCCGCGGTGACCTGCGTGGACTCGATCCGCAGCCTGCGCCCGCGGGGCCGGCACGTGCAGGTGGGGCTGCTCCCGCCCGCGGTCGGCCGGACCGAGGTGCCCATGGAGCTGGTCATTGCCCGCGAGCTGGCCGTGCTGGGCAGTCACGGCATGGCCGCCGCCGACTACCCGGCGATGCTCTCGCTGATCGCGGCCGGGCGGCTGCGCCCGGAGCTGCTGGTCACCCGCGAGCTGGGGCTGGACGACGCCGGTGCGGCGCTGGCCGCCGTCGGGCGGGAGCCGGGCATCGCCGTCGTCACCTCGTTCTGA